In Limisalsivibrio acetivorans, one genomic interval encodes:
- the hisA gene encoding 1-(5-phosphoribosyl)-5-[(5-phosphoribosylamino)methylideneamino]imidazole-4-carboxamide isomerase — MLIIPAIDLLGGRAVRLRQGDMDDYKVYFEDPAEAAKQFRDLGVKRLHIVDLDGAKKGDTVNFPVIERIVKEADMEVEVGGGIRNMDRMHAYFDIGVRYAILGTVVIKDPGFVKEAAKAFPGRIILGVDAKDGFVATEGWYEKSDITAAEVLEEYSGLDYESVIYTDISRDGMLTGINIEATSALADKSPNPVIASGGLKDITDIKALKKLNHPNIKGCIAGKAFYEGKIDLKEAMEL; from the coding sequence ATGCTGATAATACCCGCAATAGACCTCCTCGGCGGCAGGGCTGTGCGCCTTCGCCAGGGGGATATGGACGACTACAAGGTATACTTCGAAGACCCCGCAGAGGCGGCTAAGCAGTTTCGTGATCTCGGTGTAAAGCGCCTCCACATAGTAGATCTGGACGGAGCCAAGAAGGGTGACACTGTGAACTTTCCCGTCATCGAAAGGATCGTTAAAGAGGCGGATATGGAGGTCGAGGTCGGCGGAGGTATCCGCAATATGGACAGGATGCACGCCTACTTCGACATCGGCGTCAGGTATGCGATCCTCGGAACCGTTGTAATAAAGGACCCGGGCTTCGTGAAGGAGGCGGCAAAGGCCTTCCCCGGCCGAATCATCCTAGGTGTTGATGCAAAGGACGGCTTTGTGGCCACCGAAGGGTGGTACGAAAAGAGCGATATTACAGCGGCAGAGGTTCTTGAGGAATACAGCGGGCTCGATTATGAAAGCGTTATCTACACCGACATAAGCCGTGACGGGATGCTCACCGGTATCAATATAGAGGCAACCTCCGCCCTTGCGGATAAAAGCCCGAACCCCGTAATAGCCTCCGGCGGGCTGAAGGATATAACAGATATAAAGGCGCTTAAGAAGCTGAACCACCCCAACATAAAGGGGTGCATCGCAGGAAAGGCCTTTTACGAAGGGAAGATTGACCTTAAAGAAGCTATGGAGCTTTAA
- the recA gene encoding recombinase RecA — protein sequence MDNSEKLKALDLAMGKIEKDFGKGAVMRLGERAVEKMPVIPTGILSLDIALGIGGIPRGRIVEIYGSESSGKTTISLHAIAEAQKAGGIAAFIDAEHALDPVYAKAIGVDTDSLIVSQPDSGEAALEIAETLVRSGAVDIIVVDSVAALTPRAEIDGEMGDSHMGLQARLMSQALRKLAGIVNKSKTTLIFINQTRSKIGVVYGNPETTTGGNALKFYASVRIDIKKSSALKEKDEQVGNHGMAKVVKNKVAPPFKTAEFDIMYGEGVSREGIIIDMGVKHGIITKAGAWFSYGDTRLGQGKENTRTYLKENPEVADELDRLVRQKSGIPVEEEIPEE from the coding sequence ATGGATAATTCAGAGAAGCTAAAAGCTCTTGACCTTGCCATGGGCAAGATAGAAAAGGATTTTGGCAAGGGCGCAGTTATGCGCCTCGGCGAGAGAGCTGTGGAAAAGATGCCCGTTATCCCCACAGGGATACTCTCCCTTGATATCGCCCTCGGCATAGGCGGCATACCCAGAGGAAGGATCGTTGAGATATACGGAAGCGAAAGCTCCGGTAAGACAACCATCAGCCTCCACGCCATTGCAGAGGCACAGAAGGCCGGCGGAATAGCCGCCTTCATCGATGCGGAACACGCCCTTGATCCCGTTTACGCAAAGGCTATCGGCGTTGATACCGATTCACTCATCGTCAGCCAGCCGGACAGCGGAGAAGCTGCCCTTGAGATCGCAGAAACCCTCGTTCGCTCAGGTGCAGTAGACATAATCGTTGTGGACTCCGTTGCCGCACTAACTCCCAGAGCAGAGATCGACGGCGAGATGGGGGATTCCCACATGGGTCTTCAGGCCAGGCTGATGAGCCAGGCACTCCGTAAGCTTGCCGGCATCGTGAACAAGTCCAAAACCACACTTATTTTCATCAACCAGACGCGTTCGAAGATAGGCGTTGTATACGGAAACCCCGAGACAACCACAGGCGGAAACGCCCTTAAATTCTACGCCTCTGTACGTATCGACATAAAGAAAAGTTCCGCTCTCAAGGAGAAGGACGAGCAGGTGGGTAACCACGGCATGGCCAAGGTTGTAAAAAACAAGGTCGCTCCCCCCTTCAAGACAGCCGAGTTCGACATCATGTACGGCGAAGGTGTATCACGTGAAGGCATCATAATCGACATGGGCGTTAAACACGGCATAATCACCAAGGCTGGGGCTTGGTTCAGCTACGGCGATACAAGGCTGGGGCAGGGTAAAGAGAATACAAGAACCTATCTCAAGGAAAACCCCGAGGTTGCAGACGAACTGGACAGGCTCGTAAGACAGAAATCCGGTATTCCCGTTGAAGAAGAGATTCCCGAGGAGTAA
- a CDS encoding CinA family nicotinamide mononucleotide deamidase-related protein, with amino-acid sequence MVKTAIFAVGSELLEGSIVDTNSAWLGSNMVRFGAPSADVRLIPDNPEILHDALLEASSKYQIILTTGGLGPTFDDLTAEIVAKVAGRDYVTNETQKKHMIDRLAERGVKPKEGHFRQAMLPAGCTLFPNDNGTALGFAVELNGAVIVSMPGIPYEMKPMFLDHVIPWLKTRFDLQEIAMLDMRLAGLPESDADDIIRDLGIPEGVECILNVSRGELLIKLRGYDEDVLKSFANEIRRRLPDKFVGYGDEDLPTMLVRILKEKGMKVSFAESCTGGMLGQDLTNIAGSSEVFEGSLVTYSNNAKMSMLGVREDTLIEHGAVSAETAAEMAEGAAKALNTECSAGVTGIAGPGGGTDEKPVGTVYISIKVKDRIITTHNLFPGDRESVRIRTAKTVFREMTKMIRES; translated from the coding sequence ATGGTTAAAACTGCCATTTTCGCCGTGGGGAGTGAGCTCCTTGAGGGGAGCATAGTTGATACAAACTCCGCATGGCTCGGTTCCAACATGGTGCGCTTCGGTGCGCCTTCTGCGGATGTACGCCTTATCCCCGATAATCCCGAGATCCTCCATGATGCTCTGCTGGAGGCGTCCTCCAAGTATCAGATAATCCTTACTACAGGCGGACTCGGACCTACCTTCGATGATCTCACAGCAGAGATCGTTGCCAAGGTGGCGGGGCGTGATTACGTAACGAACGAAACCCAGAAGAAGCATATGATAGACAGGCTCGCTGAAAGGGGAGTTAAACCGAAGGAGGGGCACTTCCGCCAGGCTATGCTCCCTGCTGGGTGCACGCTCTTCCCCAACGACAATGGAACAGCTCTCGGGTTCGCAGTTGAACTGAACGGCGCTGTAATCGTCTCCATGCCGGGGATACCCTACGAGATGAAGCCGATGTTTCTGGATCATGTGATCCCCTGGCTCAAGACCCGCTTCGATCTGCAGGAGATTGCGATGCTGGACATGCGTCTCGCTGGTCTGCCTGAATCCGATGCGGATGACATTATACGTGATCTCGGCATCCCCGAAGGTGTTGAGTGTATCCTGAACGTATCCAGAGGTGAGCTTCTCATTAAGCTCAGGGGTTACGATGAGGATGTTCTCAAAAGCTTCGCCAATGAGATACGCCGAAGACTACCTGATAAGTTCGTGGGCTACGGCGATGAGGATCTCCCCACCATGCTGGTGCGAATACTCAAGGAAAAGGGGATGAAGGTCTCCTTTGCAGAGAGTTGTACGGGGGGTATGCTCGGTCAGGATCTTACGAATATCGCCGGAAGCAGTGAGGTATTCGAAGGCTCCCTCGTAACATATTCCAACAATGCAAAGATGAGCATGCTGGGTGTACGAGAGGATACGCTCATAGAGCACGGAGCCGTCAGCGCAGAAACAGCCGCAGAGATGGCGGAGGGGGCGGCAAAGGCTCTTAACACCGAATGCTCCGCTGGTGTCACAGGCATAGCCGGACCCGGCGGCGGAACCGATGAAAAACCTGTGGGAACCGTATACATCTCCATCAAGGTGAAGGACAGGATAATAACTACGCACAATCTCTTTCCCGGCGACCGGGAGAGCGTTAGAATAAGAACGGCGAAAACAGTATTTCGCGAAATGACCAAAATGATACGGGAGTCCTGA
- the lpxC gene encoding UDP-3-O-acyl-N-acetylglucosamine deacetylase — protein sequence MFQTTVNNKVSFKGVGLHSGDDISVTISPAFPETGIMFRRSDVTGSEYTKASPHTVSSTQLATTINCGHEHIGTIEHLMAALYGLGIDNALVDVTGPEIPILDGSALPLVKLIDQAGVRQLNKKRKYLKFKKRIRLEKGDKWIELIPSRFFKVTFGISFDDNFVQEQKAFFNLSDNVFVDQIASARTFGFKKDVDALWNMGLARGGSLDNAVVIDNDEVMNPGGLRYENEFVRHKILDLVGDISLLGYRIYGHIRAFKSGHLLNNIFAKTLLESTNCYSIIELPDHPAAPNTILELKPQGIS from the coding sequence ATGTTCCAAACAACGGTTAATAATAAAGTCTCCTTTAAGGGAGTCGGACTTCACAGCGGTGATGATATATCTGTAACAATCAGCCCGGCCTTTCCCGAAACTGGTATAATGTTTCGCAGGTCGGATGTTACCGGATCGGAGTATACTAAAGCATCTCCGCACACCGTATCCTCTACCCAGCTCGCCACAACCATAAACTGTGGACATGAGCACATCGGCACAATCGAACACCTTATGGCCGCATTATACGGGCTCGGTATAGACAACGCCCTTGTTGACGTTACCGGACCAGAAATACCCATACTCGACGGCAGTGCCCTGCCCCTGGTTAAACTCATAGACCAGGCAGGAGTGCGCCAGCTGAATAAGAAGCGTAAATACCTCAAGTTTAAGAAAAGGATACGCCTCGAAAAGGGTGACAAGTGGATCGAGCTCATACCCTCAAGGTTCTTTAAGGTAACCTTCGGGATATCCTTCGACGATAACTTTGTCCAGGAACAGAAGGCGTTCTTCAACCTTTCGGACAACGTCTTCGTAGATCAAATAGCAAGCGCCAGAACCTTCGGCTTCAAGAAGGATGTGGATGCTCTCTGGAACATGGGACTCGCAAGGGGAGGCAGCCTCGACAACGCCGTTGTTATTGATAACGACGAAGTCATGAACCCCGGCGGACTCAGGTACGAAAACGAATTTGTAAGGCACAAGATCCTCGACCTCGTGGGAGATATATCCCTCCTCGGCTACAGGATCTATGGACACATTAGAGCCTTCAAATCCGGTCATCTGCTTAATAATATCTTCGCAAAGACTCTTCTGGAGTCTACGAATTGCTACTCTATAATTGAACTGCCGGATCATCCGGCCGCTCCTAATACGATTCTGGAGCTAAAACCACAGGGGATATCGTAG
- a CDS encoding regulatory protein RecX produces MRKRTKSKSPLDYAFRVLAHKDYTEKEMREKLLSRFSREEADECMEKLHGYGYIDDLKFAENFTASRLNSGYGPYYILPRLKQKGVFVDEGFIENTAHAKDIDIEGIMRDTGKKYLEKKSGEDRIKVRQKTWAFLMRRGFEGRMIDKLIEELFDESNFHSGC; encoded by the coding sequence ATTCGGAAGAGGACTAAATCCAAATCCCCGCTTGATTACGCCTTTCGTGTTCTGGCTCATAAAGACTACACCGAAAAAGAGATGCGGGAGAAACTCCTCTCCCGCTTCAGCCGTGAAGAAGCGGATGAGTGTATGGAGAAGCTCCACGGCTATGGATACATCGATGATTTGAAGTTCGCAGAGAACTTTACAGCCTCCCGCCTGAACTCAGGATACGGCCCCTATTACATACTTCCACGCCTTAAACAGAAGGGTGTTTTCGTTGATGAAGGCTTCATCGAAAACACAGCCCATGCAAAAGATATCGATATTGAAGGAATAATGAGGGATACGGGAAAAAAGTATCTTGAAAAAAAATCGGGAGAAGATAGAATAAAGGTTCGGCAAAAAACCTGGGCTTTTCTTATGAGGCGAGGGTTTGAGGGCCGAATGATTGATAAACTAATCGAGGAGTTGTTTGATGAAAGTAATTTTCACTCAGGATGTTAA
- the dnaB gene encoding replicative DNA helicase — protein sequence MPNEIKRVPPHSKEAEQAVLASLLIDERAADKVMHTLTPSDFYHPQHQYIFSVLIKLHDEMKPKDIVTLASYLSDNNTLARAGGVEYISSLVEIIPNSANVGYYAGIIKEKSTLRQLIHLSADMTEMCYEQVDDIRDVVETAEKRIFELAEDKLKADVLAIGEHMHRTFEVLEKLYHRKEETTGVPSGFRDLDELTNGFQRSDLIIVAGRPGMGKTAFTLNLAMNATYRPKEQESFTVAFFSLEMSSQQLVQRLLSAQAGVDSNKLRTGKFSMEEWQNLTAAAGELSELKLYLDDTPAINSLELRAKCRRLKREHGLDMVVVDYLQLMGSAKGTESREQQIAEISRSLKALAKELDIPIIALSQLNRGVENRPDKRPNISDLRESGAIEQDADLIVFLYRDEMYHKDTAEPGVTEVIVAKHRNGSTGTVKLTFIKEYMLFKDLYKHGV from the coding sequence ATGCCGAATGAAATAAAGCGGGTTCCTCCGCATAGTAAGGAGGCGGAACAAGCCGTTCTCGCCTCCCTTCTTATCGATGAGCGTGCTGCGGATAAGGTTATGCACACGCTCACACCTTCGGACTTCTATCATCCCCAGCATCAGTACATTTTCAGTGTACTGATAAAACTGCATGATGAGATGAAGCCGAAGGATATCGTTACCCTTGCAAGCTATCTCTCGGATAACAATACCCTGGCAAGGGCGGGTGGGGTTGAGTATATCTCATCACTTGTGGAGATAATTCCGAACTCCGCCAATGTGGGGTATTACGCAGGGATCATCAAAGAGAAATCAACCCTCCGCCAGCTTATACACCTCTCTGCGGATATGACAGAGATGTGCTACGAGCAGGTTGATGATATCCGTGATGTTGTCGAAACCGCAGAGAAAAGGATCTTCGAGCTTGCAGAGGATAAGCTTAAGGCGGATGTGCTTGCCATCGGCGAGCATATGCACCGCACCTTTGAAGTCCTCGAGAAGCTTTATCACAGAAAGGAAGAAACAACAGGTGTTCCCTCCGGCTTCCGTGATCTCGATGAGCTGACAAACGGATTCCAGCGTTCGGATCTTATCATTGTTGCAGGGCGGCCCGGAATGGGTAAGACAGCGTTCACTCTGAACCTTGCCATGAACGCCACATACAGACCCAAGGAGCAGGAGAGCTTCACCGTAGCGTTTTTCTCCCTTGAGATGTCCTCCCAGCAGCTGGTTCAGCGTCTACTCTCGGCTCAGGCCGGTGTGGACTCGAATAAGCTGAGAACGGGTAAATTCTCCATGGAGGAGTGGCAGAACCTCACTGCCGCCGCAGGCGAACTGTCCGAGCTTAAACTGTATCTAGATGATACACCCGCCATTAACTCACTAGAACTAAGGGCAAAATGCCGCAGACTTAAGCGGGAGCACGGGCTGGATATGGTCGTTGTGGATTACCTTCAGCTCATGGGCTCCGCCAAAGGCACCGAAAGCAGGGAACAGCAGATCGCAGAGATCTCCCGCTCGCTCAAGGCACTCGCAAAGGAACTGGATATACCAATCATCGCCCTCTCTCAGCTGAACAGGGGCGTGGAAAACAGACCGGATAAAAGACCCAACATCTCAGATCTTCGTGAATCAGGTGCCATTGAGCAGGATGCCGACCTGATCGTATTTCTATATAGAGATGAAATGTACCACAAGGATACAGCTGAACCAGGTGTTACCGAGGTTATAGTCGCCAAGCACAGAAACGGCTCCACCGGAACCGTAAAGCTCACGTTCATAAAGGAATACATGCTCTTTAAAGACTTGTACAAACACGGTGTATAA
- a CDS encoding manganese efflux pump MntP, whose protein sequence is MGITEIILVAIGLSMDAFAVSVGCGAFIENVTKRHVFRLSFHFGLFQGFMPVIGWAAGKGFASYIESWSHWVAFLILAAIGAKALKEAFSPNSCPYNVPDPSRGLSLVFLSVATSIDALAAGVSVAAMGGGIILFAVVTFAITAGLSAFATLAGNKVASKYQTTAEIAGGLILILIGLKILLSHYL, encoded by the coding sequence ATGGGAATCACCGAAATTATACTCGTTGCCATAGGTCTGAGCATGGACGCATTCGCCGTCTCAGTCGGCTGCGGTGCTTTTATTGAGAATGTCACCAAAAGACACGTCTTTCGACTAAGCTTTCACTTCGGGCTCTTCCAAGGATTCATGCCCGTAATAGGCTGGGCCGCCGGAAAAGGCTTCGCATCCTACATCGAATCATGGAGCCACTGGGTCGCATTCCTCATACTTGCCGCCATAGGTGCAAAAGCACTCAAAGAAGCCTTCAGCCCCAACTCATGCCCATACAACGTTCCAGACCCTTCCAGGGGACTCTCGCTCGTATTCCTCTCCGTGGCCACCAGCATCGATGCACTCGCCGCAGGGGTCAGCGTTGCCGCCATGGGGGGCGGGATCATACTCTTCGCAGTCGTGACTTTCGCCATCACCGCAGGACTAAGCGCCTTCGCAACCCTCGCCGGGAACAAGGTCGCATCTAAATACCAAACCACCGCCGAAATCGCCGGCGGTCTCATACTTATCCTTATAGGCTTGAAAATATTGCTTTCGCATTATCTATAG
- a CDS encoding phosphatidylglycerophosphatase A family protein: protein MYFHHILTFLATGAYSGKSPVAPGTAGTVAGAALVYLTSDWPLIIKTLVFILLLIGGIIASEYHEHYTGIDDPGEVVIDEIAAIYLVMLFFPFTWTNIILAFIIFRVFDITKPWPIKKMESVGGGVAVMLDDIIAALYSIAVFIILRSLING from the coding sequence ATGTATTTTCATCATATTCTAACATTCCTCGCCACAGGGGCGTATTCGGGCAAGAGCCCTGTAGCACCGGGAACAGCAGGAACAGTTGCAGGTGCAGCACTGGTCTACCTGACCTCCGATTGGCCGCTTATTATCAAAACACTCGTCTTCATTCTCCTGCTCATCGGCGGCATCATCGCCTCCGAATACCATGAGCACTACACAGGTATCGACGATCCGGGTGAGGTTGTCATCGATGAGATAGCCGCAATCTATCTTGTTATGCTCTTCTTCCCCTTTACATGGACAAATATTATTCTGGCTTTCATTATCTTCAGGGTTTTCGACATTACAAAACCCTGGCCGATCAAAAAGATGGAGAGCGTGGGCGGAGGCGTTGCCGTCATGCTCGACGACATCATCGCAGCCCTCTATTCCATCGCTGTATTCATAATACTGAGGTCTTTGATAAATGGTTAA
- the rsmI gene encoding 16S rRNA (cytidine(1402)-2'-O)-methyltransferase codes for MPPFIGDIVAETDFLIGEEKKTCHRFLAAIKLREHPFELINEHSEKEDKKRILDMLKSGKTAALFSDAGTPCVADPGYDFIDACHKANVEILSVPGPSSITAALSVSGFYAEEFAFLGFPPRDKRKRKTFFDALKDRKETLVILERPYALNRFLEELKITNRDISLSISLGMPDERTYRGKSGEILAKLPGKIKAPFVVVVDKV; via the coding sequence ATGCCCCCCTTCATCGGGGATATAGTCGCCGAAACGGACTTTCTCATAGGCGAGGAAAAGAAGACATGCCACCGTTTCCTCGCCGCAATTAAACTGCGTGAACATCCCTTCGAGCTGATTAACGAACACTCCGAAAAAGAGGATAAGAAACGCATACTCGATATGCTTAAAAGCGGTAAAACCGCTGCCCTATTCTCCGATGCAGGAACTCCATGCGTGGCAGACCCCGGTTATGACTTCATTGATGCATGCCATAAAGCAAACGTTGAAATACTCTCCGTACCAGGGCCCTCTTCCATAACAGCTGCGCTCTCCGTCTCCGGCTTCTACGCCGAAGAGTTCGCATTTCTCGGGTTTCCACCAAGAGACAAGAGAAAACGGAAAACTTTCTTCGATGCTCTCAAAGATAGAAAGGAAACCTTAGTCATACTAGAAAGGCCATATGCCCTTAACCGCTTCCTTGAAGAGCTTAAGATAACCAATAGAGATATCTCACTCTCAATCTCGCTTGGAATGCCCGATGAAAGAACATACCGGGGTAAATCCGGAGAAATACTGGCTAAACTGCCAGGTAAAATCAAAGCACCCTTCGTTGTGGTTGTGGATAAAGTATAG
- the rplI gene encoding 50S ribosomal protein L9, with protein sequence MKVIFTQDVKNVAKKNEIKDVKAGYAKNFLYKKGLAVPATKANMERAEKLQEEEQKNEEIRIEEAKKLAERLNSVGIKFTRKAGETGKLYGAITSQEIADELANQGVEVDKKDIALDEPLKDIGEHKVKVNIYMDIKAEVKVEVDAE encoded by the coding sequence ATGAAAGTAATTTTCACTCAGGATGTTAAAAACGTAGCAAAGAAAAATGAGATAAAGGACGTAAAAGCAGGATACGCAAAGAACTTCCTTTACAAGAAAGGACTCGCTGTTCCCGCAACCAAGGCCAACATGGAAAGAGCCGAGAAGCTTCAGGAAGAAGAGCAGAAGAACGAAGAGATTCGTATCGAAGAGGCTAAGAAGCTCGCTGAAAGACTCAACAGCGTTGGCATTAAGTTCACCAGAAAGGCTGGAGAAACCGGCAAGCTCTACGGCGCTATCACAAGCCAGGAGATCGCAGACGAACTCGCCAATCAGGGTGTTGAGGTAGACAAGAAGGATATCGCCCTTGATGAGCCCCTCAAAGACATAGGCGAGCACAAGGTTAAGGTAAATATCTACATGGACATCAAGGCCGAAGTTAAGGTCGAGGTTGATGCCGAATGA
- the serS gene encoding serine--tRNA ligase → MLDMKYILENMDDVKKKTAARNAAFDFDKLLELDKRRRELISEGEELKKKRNDASKNIGKIKREGGDIGEIQAEMKKVSDRISELDGELAEAEQARDSLLLTLPNLVHDSIPEGKDEDDNALYREWGEKPSFNFEAKPHWEIAENLGLVDFERGTKIAKSRFSAYTGDGARLERALINFMLDTQRENGYTEVMTPFMVNSQAMIGTGQLPKFEEDLFKCEGEDLYLIPTAEVPVTNLYSQEILDESQLPVAHAAYSPCFRREAGSHGKDVRGLIRQHQFNKVELVKLTRPEDSWNELEKLLSDAESILKKLGLHYRVMTLSSGDIGFSASKTYDIEVWLPGQDTYREISSCSCFTDFQARRANIRFRREGKKVEFVHTLNGSGLAVGRTFLALLENCQQEDGRILVPEALRPYLGGQEYLG, encoded by the coding sequence ATGCTTGATATGAAGTATATCCTTGAAAACATGGATGACGTTAAAAAGAAGACGGCAGCAAGAAACGCCGCTTTTGATTTCGATAAACTCCTTGAGCTTGATAAAAGAAGAAGAGAGCTCATCAGCGAGGGAGAGGAGCTTAAGAAGAAGCGTAACGATGCCTCGAAGAATATCGGCAAGATCAAGCGTGAGGGTGGAGACATAGGCGAGATACAGGCGGAGATGAAAAAGGTATCCGACCGTATCAGCGAGTTGGACGGCGAGCTTGCGGAGGCTGAACAGGCAAGGGATTCCCTCCTGCTAACCCTCCCCAACCTCGTACACGACTCCATACCCGAAGGCAAGGACGAGGATGATAATGCCCTCTACCGTGAATGGGGTGAGAAGCCCTCTTTCAATTTCGAAGCAAAGCCCCATTGGGAGATTGCGGAAAACCTTGGTCTTGTGGACTTTGAGCGTGGAACGAAGATAGCTAAATCCCGCTTTTCCGCCTATACCGGTGACGGTGCAAGGCTTGAGCGTGCGCTGATAAACTTTATGCTCGATACCCAGAGGGAGAACGGATACACAGAGGTTATGACACCCTTCATGGTGAACTCTCAGGCGATGATCGGAACAGGCCAGCTCCCAAAGTTCGAAGAGGATCTGTTCAAATGCGAAGGTGAAGACCTCTACCTTATCCCCACCGCAGAGGTTCCCGTAACGAACCTTTATTCTCAGGAGATCCTGGACGAATCCCAGCTCCCCGTAGCACATGCGGCATACTCACCCTGCTTCCGCCGTGAGGCAGGCTCCCACGGCAAGGATGTTCGAGGGCTTATCCGTCAGCACCAGTTCAACAAGGTGGAGCTAGTTAAGCTCACAAGGCCAGAAGATTCATGGAATGAGCTTGAAAAGCTTCTATCCGATGCTGAAAGTATACTCAAGAAACTCGGCCTGCACTACAGGGTAATGACCCTTTCCAGCGGTGATATCGGCTTCTCCGCATCTAAGACCTACGATATAGAGGTGTGGCTCCCCGGACAGGATACTTACAGAGAGATATCCTCATGCAGCTGTTTCACAGACTTTCAGGCAAGACGTGCAAATATACGCTTCCGCAGAGAGGGGAAAAAGGTTGAGTTTGTCCACACTCTCAACGGTTCCGGACTAGCTGTGGGAAGAACATTCCTCGCCCTTCTGGAGAACTGCCAGCAGGAGGACGGAAGAATCCTTGTACCCGAAGCACTCAGACCATACCTAGGCGGGCAGGAATATCTCGGATAA
- a CDS encoding type IV pilus twitching motility protein PilT produces MLDINVILQKSVAKGASDLHLKVGRPPTLRLHGSLENLEGFPKVTSEDTIKIAQAVMPQALRGSFKENKEADFAYSIPKVGRFRVNTFLQRGVISMVFRTIPVGIPSVDKLNLPDVIKKISMEQRGLVLVTGITGSGKSTTLAAMIDHINENRKCNVITVEDPIEFMHNDKNCIVAQREVGQDTNGFSEALKRALRQDPDVILVGEMRDLETIETAMHAAETGHLVMSTLHTLDAPETINRIISVFPPHQQGQVRLQLAGIIKAVISQRLVPTVDGKGRVAAVEIMVSNGTIRECISDSSKTKQITDFIEQGRSVYGSQSFDQHLQDHVKSGMVTFEEAMKWAKKPDDFALKVKGVSSSSDDDSDWKLGGMTDSEED; encoded by the coding sequence ATGCTTGATATAAATGTGATACTGCAGAAATCCGTTGCCAAAGGCGCAAGCGACCTTCATCTCAAGGTCGGCAGACCTCCAACACTCCGCCTCCACGGTTCTCTGGAAAACCTGGAGGGCTTCCCCAAGGTTACATCAGAGGACACCATAAAGATCGCCCAGGCCGTTATGCCCCAGGCACTCCGTGGAAGCTTCAAGGAGAATAAAGAGGCGGACTTCGCCTACTCCATCCCCAAGGTGGGTCGTTTCAGGGTGAACACCTTCCTCCAGAGGGGCGTCATAAGCATGGTTTTCCGTACCATTCCCGTGGGTATCCCCAGCGTGGACAAGCTGAATCTCCCCGATGTTATCAAGAAGATATCCATGGAACAGCGGGGACTAGTTCTCGTAACAGGAATCACTGGCTCCGGTAAGTCAACCACCCTCGCTGCTATGATAGACCACATCAACGAAAACAGAAAATGCAACGTAATCACCGTTGAAGACCCCATAGAATTCATGCACAACGATAAGAACTGCATCGTAGCCCAAAGGGAGGTGGGGCAGGATACCAACGGATTCTCCGAGGCTCTTAAGCGTGCCCTGCGTCAGGACCCCGATGTTATACTCGTGGGAGAGATGAGGGACCTGGAGACCATCGAAACGGCAATGCACGCCGCAGAGACAGGGCACCTCGTTATGTCCACACTCCACACCCTCGATGCACCGGAGACGATAAACCGTATCATATCCGTGTTCCCGCCACATCAGCAGGGTCAGGTGAGGCTCCAGCTTGCCGGCATCATCAAGGCGGTTATTTCCCAACGACTTGTCCCCACAGTGGACGGCAAAGGTCGTGTGGCTGCTGTTGAGATAATGGTGAGCAACGGAACTATACGGGAATGCATCTCAGACAGCTCAAAAACAAAGCAGATAACCGACTTCATCGAGCAGGGACGTTCCGTATACGGCTCCCAGAGCTTCGATCAACACCTGCAGGATCACGTAAAGTCCGGCATGGTAACCTTTGAGGAAGCTATGAAGTGGGCTAAGAAACCGGATGATTTCGCACTCAAGGTTAAGGGCGTTTCCTCTTCCAGCGATGACGACAGCGATTGGAAGCTTGGGGGTATGACCGATTCGGAAGAGGACTAA